Proteins encoded by one window of Kribbella flavida DSM 17836:
- a CDS encoding S8 family serine peptidase gives MPASARGRLTVLAVATLSASALVATVVTHATASTPTTSTVAGPPVKESSTGAYIVQLDDSPVAEYDGDIAGLPATRALPGGKLVRDATQVVSYVQHLGRERAAVLNQVPAVRKLYDYNYTYAGFSARMSHDEAVKLAKASGVKSVEPSELQHQDTVDTPRYLGLSGRGGAWQQAGGVEKAGDGVIVGVLDSGYVPERASFAPLKTTKASDALIAKKWKGTCQVGTEAPVACNNKVIGARYFNAGIGTRPIAEEFTSPRDYGGHGTHTASTAAGNHGVDMSVLGRDYGKGSGIAPQARLAIYKVLWAVDATGGGSGTDADIVAGIDAAVADGVDVINYSISGSGSTFVNATGLAFLRAAKAGVFVSTSAGNTGPGVSTVGKNYPWVTTVANGTHDREVQTTVTLGNGKSFTGAGIGAGTPSSPVILAKDAGLAGANPTNLVLCMPGTLDPAKVTGKIVVCDRGVSARVDKSLQVKNAGGVGVILVNPTASTLDSDLHSVPTVHLDHVAGPEVKAYVESTPNPTAQIGAAQTVRVNAPKVAASSSRGPALAGNGDLLKPDVMAPGTNVLAATSAFSAAGGQYAFMSGTSMAAPHIAGAAAVIKGRNPSWSPMAIKSALLTTATTLDTAGNPIQNDSGSPGTPFGYGSGLMQPKKAMNPGLVYDSSYDDWARFVCGSGQVPATHELCAQGKIDPSDLNYPTIAIGDLAGKQTVTRTVRNVGKLPEAYFPKVEGLTGFKVSVTPKVLVLLPGASAKYKVTIEHNGAPLEQYSFGKLHLRSAKHVVSSTLAVRPLTVKAPPQVNGTGVAGSVQVPITAGYTGTLQTSAVGLTAAGTNEAALKNPGGVSFPNTNPAANDHVAKSTVTVPAGTKYARFSTFDADYPAGTDLDVYVYRAGTTTLLGSSTGGTAEEEVNLPAPAAGSYDVYVDLYAGANEQAVKLHHWELTTAAGNLTATPASQSVQAAGQTSVTATWTGLTTGTRYLGLLSYTDGADGSGSTVVRVDS, from the coding sequence GTGCCAGCTTCTGCCCGCGGGCGCCTCACGGTGCTCGCCGTCGCCACCCTCAGCGCCAGTGCGCTGGTGGCCACGGTCGTCACCCACGCGACCGCTTCCACCCCGACCACGTCCACCGTCGCCGGGCCGCCGGTCAAGGAGTCCTCGACCGGCGCGTACATCGTGCAACTGGACGACTCCCCGGTCGCCGAGTACGACGGTGACATCGCCGGCCTGCCCGCCACCCGGGCGCTGCCCGGCGGCAAGCTGGTCCGCGACGCGACGCAGGTCGTCTCCTACGTCCAGCACCTCGGCCGCGAGCGGGCCGCCGTGCTCAACCAGGTCCCGGCCGTCCGGAAGCTGTACGACTACAACTACACGTACGCCGGTTTCTCGGCGCGGATGTCGCACGACGAGGCGGTCAAGCTGGCCAAGGCCTCCGGTGTGAAGAGCGTCGAGCCGAGCGAGCTGCAGCACCAGGACACCGTCGACACCCCGCGGTACCTCGGGCTGTCCGGTCGGGGCGGCGCCTGGCAGCAGGCCGGCGGCGTCGAGAAGGCGGGAGACGGCGTCATCGTCGGCGTGCTCGACTCCGGCTACGTGCCCGAGCGGGCCAGCTTCGCGCCGCTCAAGACCACCAAGGCGTCCGACGCGCTGATCGCGAAGAAGTGGAAGGGCACCTGCCAGGTCGGCACCGAGGCCCCCGTCGCCTGCAACAACAAGGTGATCGGCGCCCGCTACTTCAACGCCGGCATCGGCACCCGCCCGATCGCGGAGGAGTTCACCTCGCCGCGCGACTACGGCGGCCACGGCACCCACACCGCGAGTACGGCGGCCGGCAACCACGGCGTCGACATGTCCGTGCTCGGCCGCGACTACGGCAAGGGCTCGGGCATCGCCCCGCAGGCCCGGCTGGCGATCTACAAGGTCCTCTGGGCCGTCGACGCGACCGGTGGCGGCAGCGGCACCGACGCGGACATCGTGGCCGGCATCGACGCGGCGGTCGCCGACGGCGTCGACGTGATCAACTACTCGATCTCCGGCAGCGGCTCGACCTTCGTGAACGCGACCGGGCTGGCCTTTCTGCGGGCCGCGAAGGCCGGCGTCTTCGTCTCCACCAGCGCGGGCAACACCGGGCCGGGCGTCAGCACGGTCGGCAAGAACTACCCGTGGGTGACGACCGTTGCCAACGGCACGCACGACCGCGAGGTGCAGACCACGGTCACCCTCGGCAACGGCAAGTCGTTCACCGGCGCGGGCATCGGCGCCGGTACGCCGAGCTCGCCGGTGATCCTCGCCAAGGACGCCGGACTGGCCGGCGCCAACCCGACTAACCTGGTGCTCTGCATGCCGGGCACGCTCGACCCGGCCAAGGTGACCGGCAAGATCGTCGTCTGCGACCGCGGCGTCAGCGCCCGGGTCGACAAGAGCCTGCAGGTCAAGAACGCCGGTGGTGTCGGCGTCATCCTGGTCAACCCGACGGCCAGCACGCTGGACTCCGACCTGCACTCGGTGCCGACCGTGCACCTGGACCACGTGGCCGGGCCCGAGGTCAAGGCGTACGTCGAGAGCACCCCGAACCCGACCGCCCAGATCGGCGCCGCCCAGACCGTCCGGGTGAACGCGCCGAAGGTGGCCGCCAGCTCCAGCCGCGGTCCGGCCCTGGCCGGCAACGGTGACCTGCTCAAGCCGGACGTGATGGCCCCGGGCACGAACGTGCTCGCCGCCACCAGCGCGTTCAGTGCGGCCGGAGGGCAGTACGCGTTCATGAGCGGTACGTCGATGGCCGCGCCGCACATCGCCGGCGCCGCCGCGGTGATCAAGGGCCGTAACCCGAGCTGGTCCCCGATGGCGATCAAGTCGGCGCTGCTGACCACCGCGACCACGCTGGACACCGCCGGCAACCCGATCCAGAACGACTCCGGCTCGCCGGGTACGCCGTTCGGCTACGGCTCCGGCCTGATGCAGCCGAAGAAGGCGATGAACCCGGGCCTGGTCTACGACTCGTCGTACGACGACTGGGCGCGGTTCGTCTGCGGCTCCGGTCAGGTGCCGGCGACGCACGAGCTGTGCGCGCAGGGCAAGATCGACCCGAGCGACCTGAACTACCCGACCATCGCGATCGGGGACCTGGCCGGCAAGCAGACCGTCACGCGGACCGTGCGCAACGTCGGCAAGCTGCCCGAGGCCTACTTCCCGAAGGTCGAGGGCCTGACCGGCTTCAAGGTGTCGGTGACGCCGAAGGTGCTGGTGCTGCTGCCGGGCGCGAGCGCGAAGTACAAGGTGACGATCGAGCACAACGGGGCGCCGCTGGAGCAGTACTCGTTCGGCAAGCTCCACCTGCGCTCCGCCAAGCACGTGGTCAGCAGCACGCTCGCGGTGCGGCCGCTCACCGTGAAGGCTCCGCCGCAGGTCAACGGGACCGGTGTGGCCGGCTCCGTCCAGGTGCCGATCACCGCCGGCTACACCGGCACGCTGCAGACCTCCGCCGTCGGCCTGACCGCCGCCGGCACGAACGAGGCGGCGCTGAAGAACCCGGGTGGCGTCTCGTTCCCGAACACCAACCCGGCGGCCAACGACCACGTCGCCAAGAGCACCGTCACGGTGCCGGCCGGGACCAAGTACGCCCGGTTCTCCACCTTCGACGCGGACTACCCGGCAGGCACCGACCTCGACGTGTACGTCTACCGCGCCGGTACGACGACTCTGCTGGGCAGCAGCACCGGCGGCACCGCCGAGGAAGAGGTCAACCTGCCGGCCCCGGCAGCCGGTTCGTACGACGTCTACGTCGACTTGTACGCAGGTGCGAACGAGCAGGCCGTCAAGCTGCACCACTGGGAGCTGACCACCGCGGCCGGCAACCTGACGGCGACACCGGCCTCGCAGAGCGTCCAGGCCGCGGGACAGACTTCTGTCACCGCGACCTGGACCGGCCTGACCACCGGCACTCGCTACCTGGGCCTGTTGTCGTACACCGACGGCGCGGACGGCTCCGGCTCGACGGTGGTCCGGGTGGACAGCTAG
- a CDS encoding SigE family RNA polymerase sigma factor: MPDDAPAAVSRLYRQHWLGLVRLAVLVVDDRQSAEDLVQEAFAELYRRWPLDDADKALGYLRTTVLNRSRSVLRRRRVARLYTPPALRPEISAESEVVLSEDRLEVQQALRKLPTRTREVLVLRYYLDLPHAEIAQILGISESTARSTASRGLGILTEQLKESR, encoded by the coding sequence GTGCCTGACGACGCGCCGGCCGCGGTGTCGAGGCTGTACCGGCAGCACTGGCTGGGGCTGGTGCGGCTGGCCGTCCTGGTGGTCGACGACCGGCAGTCGGCGGAGGACCTGGTGCAGGAGGCCTTCGCCGAGCTGTACCGGCGCTGGCCGCTGGACGACGCCGACAAGGCGCTCGGCTACCTGCGGACGACCGTGCTCAACCGAAGCCGGTCCGTCCTGCGCAGACGCCGGGTGGCCCGCCTCTACACCCCTCCGGCCCTGCGGCCGGAAATCTCGGCGGAGAGCGAGGTCGTGCTCAGTGAGGACCGCCTCGAGGTGCAACAGGCGCTGCGCAAGCTGCCCACCCGCACCCGCGAGGTCCTGGTCCTGCGCTACTACCTCGACCTGCCGCACGCCGAGATCGCCCAGATCCTCGGGATCAGCGAGTCGACCGCACGCTCCACCGCGTCGCGAGGGCTCGGGATCCTGACCGAGCAGCTGAAGGAATCCCGATGA
- a CDS encoding aminoglycoside phosphotransferase family protein has protein sequence MAHAVGVRLPYEKVPPAVRGWVERVLGSQVVSATTQQGGFSPGVAARLVTASGRRAFVKAVGAELNPDTPQLFRNEIAAMTAITPLPHAPVVYDTYDDGRWVALLLEDIDGYLPPHPWRPADVDRVLGALAQLSDALDPSPWPEAPVAAVRSEAFLSRWDLVIADGLAVPDWVAGREAELAALARTGVAALAEGKALSHWDLRADNILVTEQRVVFVDWAHAALAPRWADTVILYADMYDSVALPELPDDLGITGFIAAIAGGQWWGSAQPAPPGLPTARLAASERPHPSRLAPRPTRLMQRSALPGVFWV, from the coding sequence ATGGCACACGCAGTGGGCGTCCGGTTGCCCTACGAGAAGGTCCCGCCGGCGGTCCGCGGCTGGGTGGAGCGCGTGCTCGGTTCCCAGGTCGTCTCGGCCACTACCCAGCAGGGCGGCTTCTCCCCCGGCGTCGCCGCCCGGCTGGTCACCGCGTCCGGCCGCCGTGCCTTCGTCAAGGCCGTCGGCGCCGAGCTCAACCCGGACACCCCGCAGTTGTTCCGCAACGAGATCGCCGCCATGACCGCGATCACGCCGTTGCCGCACGCCCCGGTTGTCTACGACACCTACGACGACGGCCGGTGGGTCGCGCTGCTGCTCGAAGACATCGACGGGTATCTGCCGCCGCACCCGTGGCGTCCCGCGGACGTCGACCGCGTTTTGGGCGCGCTGGCGCAGCTGTCCGACGCGCTGGACCCCTCGCCGTGGCCGGAGGCGCCGGTCGCCGCCGTACGCAGTGAGGCGTTCCTGAGCCGGTGGGACCTGGTGATCGCCGACGGCCTCGCCGTACCGGACTGGGTCGCCGGGCGCGAGGCGGAGCTGGCCGCGCTGGCCCGGACCGGGGTCGCGGCGCTGGCGGAGGGCAAGGCGCTGTCGCACTGGGACCTGCGAGCCGACAACATCCTGGTCACCGAGCAGCGGGTGGTGTTCGTGGACTGGGCGCACGCCGCCCTCGCGCCACGCTGGGCCGACACGGTGATCCTGTACGCCGACATGTACGACTCCGTGGCGCTGCCGGAGCTTCCGGACGACCTGGGCATCACCGGTTTCATCGCCGCGATCGCAGGCGGGCAATGGTGGGGCAGCGCCCAGCCGGCCCCGCCAGGACTGCCCACTGCGCGATTGGCAGCGTCAGAGCGCCCTCATCCATCTCGACTGGCTCCGCGACCGACTCGGTTGATGCAGCGTTCCGCCCTGCCAGGCGTCTTCTGGGTGTGA
- the lepA gene encoding translation elongation factor 4: protein MPVGPTTVPQPGRTDPTLIRNFCIIAHIDHGKSTLADRMLQITGVVDDRSMRAQYLDRMDIERERGITIKSQAVRLPFAPKPDTPGGLLAPEGTTYILNMIDTPGHVDFTYEVSRSLEACEGAVLLVDAAQGIEAQTLANLYLALNADLHIIPVLNKIDLPGAMPEKYAAELAHIIGCKESDVLRVSAKTGEGVEDLLSEIVAQVEPPKGVKDAPPRALIFDSVYDTYRGVVTYVRVVDGELTHRDKIKMMSTGAVHEMLEVGVISPEPMKSPSIGVGEVGYLITGVKDVRQSRVGDTVTSSIRGASEALGGYKHPQPMVYSGLFPIDGDDYPTLRDALERLQLNDAALQYEPESSGALGFGFRCGFLGLLHMEIVRERLEREFDLDLISTAPNVVYRVEMEDGKEHVVTNPSEFPDGKIADIYEPVVRATILSPKDFIGVIMDLCQTKRGNLQGMEYLSEDRVELRYTLPLAEIVFDFFDQLKSKTKGYASLDYEPTGEQAAALVKVDILLQGETVDAFSAIVHRDNAYAYGVALAGKLKELIPRQQFEVPIQAAIGSRIIARESIRAIRKDVLAKCYGGDITRKRKLLEKQKEGKKRMKMVGRVEVPQEAFIAALKTNEPSEKAKK from the coding sequence GTGCCCGTTGGCCCCACGACCGTGCCGCAGCCGGGTCGAACCGACCCGACGCTGATCCGGAACTTCTGCATCATCGCCCACATCGACCACGGCAAGTCGACGCTGGCCGACCGGATGCTGCAGATCACCGGGGTAGTCGACGACCGCTCGATGCGGGCGCAGTACCTCGACCGGATGGACATCGAGCGCGAGCGCGGCATCACGATCAAGTCGCAGGCGGTCCGGCTGCCGTTCGCGCCGAAGCCGGACACCCCCGGCGGCCTGCTCGCGCCCGAGGGCACGACGTACATCCTGAACATGATCGACACCCCCGGCCACGTGGACTTCACCTACGAGGTGTCGCGGTCGCTGGAGGCGTGCGAGGGTGCCGTCCTGCTGGTCGACGCGGCCCAGGGCATCGAGGCCCAGACGCTGGCCAACCTCTACCTGGCGCTGAACGCCGACCTGCACATCATCCCGGTGCTGAACAAGATCGACCTGCCGGGCGCGATGCCGGAGAAGTACGCCGCCGAGCTGGCGCACATCATCGGCTGCAAGGAGTCCGACGTGCTGCGGGTCTCGGCGAAGACCGGCGAGGGCGTCGAGGACCTGCTCAGCGAGATCGTCGCGCAGGTGGAGCCGCCGAAGGGCGTCAAGGACGCCCCGCCGCGGGCGCTGATCTTCGACTCGGTGTACGACACCTACCGCGGCGTGGTGACCTACGTCCGGGTGGTCGACGGCGAGCTGACCCACCGCGACAAGATCAAGATGATGTCCACCGGCGCCGTGCACGAGATGCTCGAGGTCGGTGTCATCTCGCCGGAGCCGATGAAGTCGCCGAGCATCGGGGTCGGCGAGGTCGGCTACCTGATCACCGGCGTGAAGGACGTCCGCCAGTCCCGGGTGGGTGACACCGTCACCTCGTCGATCCGCGGCGCGTCCGAGGCGCTCGGCGGCTACAAGCACCCGCAGCCGATGGTGTACTCCGGGCTGTTCCCGATCGACGGCGACGACTACCCGACACTGCGGGACGCGCTCGAGCGGCTGCAGCTCAACGACGCGGCGCTGCAGTACGAGCCGGAGAGCTCCGGCGCGCTCGGGTTCGGCTTCCGCTGCGGCTTCCTCGGCCTGCTGCACATGGAGATCGTGCGCGAGCGGCTCGAGCGCGAGTTCGACCTGGACCTGATCTCGACCGCGCCGAACGTCGTCTACCGGGTCGAGATGGAGGACGGCAAGGAGCACGTCGTCACCAACCCGAGCGAGTTCCCCGACGGCAAGATCGCCGACATCTACGAGCCGGTGGTCCGCGCGACGATCCTCAGTCCCAAGGACTTCATCGGCGTGATCATGGACCTGTGCCAGACCAAGCGGGGCAACCTGCAGGGCATGGAGTACCTGTCCGAGGACCGGGTCGAGCTGCGCTACACGCTGCCGTTGGCCGAGATCGTCTTCGACTTCTTCGACCAGCTGAAGAGCAAGACCAAGGGCTACGCCTCGCTGGACTACGAGCCGACCGGCGAGCAGGCCGCGGCGCTGGTCAAGGTCGACATCCTGCTGCAGGGCGAGACCGTCGACGCGTTCTCCGCGATCGTGCACCGCGACAACGCCTACGCCTACGGCGTCGCGCTGGCCGGCAAGCTGAAGGAACTGATCCCGCGGCAGCAGTTCGAGGTGCCGATCCAGGCCGCGATCGGGTCCCGGATCATCGCCCGGGAGTCGATCCGGGCGATCCGCAAGGACGTGCTCGCCAAGTGCTACGGCGGTGACATCACCCGCAAGCGCAAGCTGCTGGAGAAGCAGAAGGAAGGCAAGAAGCGGATGAAGATGGTCGGCCGGGTCGAGGTCCCGCAGGAGGCCTTCATCGCCGCGCTGAAGACCAACGAGCCGTCCGAGAAGGCCAAGAAGTAG
- a CDS encoding aminoglycoside phosphotransferase family protein produces the protein MPAVEIPAGFLVVGTRGPDWRAWLDRLPRLTQELLAEWELAVDGGTAYGNCAIVLPVRTADGQRAVLKVQFPHWEAETEHLALRAWDGNGVVKLLRADPRRFAMLLERLEPRDLTGVDDREACEIVGSVLPRLNVAAGPQYRTLSGELKRWIEDFRALPASAPVPHRYVEQAISLAQDFVADPACDGRLIHTDLHYDNVLAGEREPWLVIDPKPLSGDPHYEIAPLLWNRWPEVVASGDIRFRVRSRFYTAIDAAGLDEDRARDWVIVRQMLNVLWTLKEAGTDESLPQDWLTRNIAVVKAIQD, from the coding sequence GTGCCGGCGGTCGAGATCCCGGCCGGCTTCCTGGTCGTCGGCACCCGGGGCCCGGACTGGCGCGCCTGGCTGGACCGCCTGCCCCGGCTGACCCAGGAGCTGCTGGCCGAGTGGGAGTTGGCGGTCGACGGCGGTACGGCGTACGGGAACTGCGCGATCGTGCTGCCGGTGCGGACGGCGGACGGGCAGCGGGCGGTGCTGAAGGTGCAGTTCCCGCACTGGGAGGCCGAGACCGAGCACCTCGCGCTGCGGGCCTGGGACGGCAACGGCGTGGTCAAGCTGCTCCGGGCCGACCCGCGCCGGTTCGCGATGCTGCTCGAGCGCCTGGAACCGCGGGACCTGACCGGTGTCGACGACCGGGAGGCCTGCGAGATCGTCGGGTCCGTGCTGCCGCGGCTCAACGTCGCCGCCGGACCGCAGTACCGGACCCTGTCGGGGGAGCTGAAGCGCTGGATCGAGGACTTTCGCGCCCTGCCCGCCTCCGCCCCGGTCCCGCACCGGTACGTCGAGCAGGCGATCTCGCTGGCGCAGGACTTCGTCGCCGACCCCGCCTGCGACGGCCGGCTGATCCACACCGACCTGCACTACGACAACGTGCTCGCCGGTGAGCGCGAACCCTGGCTGGTGATCGACCCGAAGCCGCTGTCCGGCGACCCGCACTACGAGATCGCGCCGCTGCTGTGGAACCGCTGGCCCGAGGTCGTTGCCTCCGGCGACATCCGGTTCCGGGTCCGGTCCCGCTTCTACACCGCGATCGACGCCGCCGGTCTGGACGAGGACCGGGCTCGCGACTGGGTGATCGTCCGGCAGATGCTCAACGTGCTGTGGACGCTCAAGGAAGCCGGCACCGACGAGTCCCTGCCGCAGGACTGGCTGACCCGCAACATCGCCGTCGTCAAGGCGATCCAGGACTAG
- a CDS encoding MOSC domain-containing protein, producing MRVLTVNVVKELIPGPKESGWTAIDKRPQAGRVPVGELGLRGDRQCDTANHGGPDQAVYAYAEEDALWWSEQLGREIPTGLFGENLRTAGVDLTGALIGEVWRIGDGDDAVELMVRAPRIPCITFQYRMGIARWVKRFHEAGRPGVYCKVLKPGAIGAGDPITVVSRPDHEVTAGVMFAAQDGPKMQTMLDSGVDLMNELRETARRVAGRTQVSPSAEGQDPGSSGR from the coding sequence ATGCGGGTGCTGACGGTGAACGTGGTGAAGGAGCTGATCCCGGGGCCCAAGGAGTCGGGCTGGACGGCGATCGACAAGCGGCCGCAGGCCGGGCGGGTTCCGGTGGGGGAGCTGGGGCTGCGCGGGGACCGGCAGTGTGACACCGCGAACCACGGCGGACCGGACCAGGCGGTCTACGCGTACGCCGAGGAGGACGCGCTGTGGTGGAGCGAGCAGCTGGGCCGGGAGATCCCGACCGGACTGTTCGGCGAGAACCTGCGGACCGCCGGCGTCGATCTCACCGGGGCTCTGATCGGTGAGGTGTGGCGGATCGGCGACGGCGACGACGCCGTCGAGCTGATGGTGCGGGCGCCACGAATCCCCTGCATCACGTTCCAGTACCGGATGGGGATTGCGCGCTGGGTGAAGCGGTTCCACGAGGCAGGGCGGCCCGGGGTGTACTGCAAGGTGCTGAAGCCGGGTGCGATCGGAGCGGGCGACCCCATCACGGTGGTGAGCCGGCCGGACCACGAGGTCACCGCCGGGGTGATGTTCGCGGCGCAGGACGGGCCCAAGATGCAGACGATGCTGGACTCCGGCGTCGACCTGATGAACGAGCTCCGGGAGACCGCGCGCCGGGTCGCCGGCCGCACCCAGGTCTCGCCGTCCGCCGAGGGCCAGGACCCGGGCAGTTCCGGCCGGTGA
- a CDS encoding MFS transporter has translation MKGVIPAPGPLRALALATLLSRIGSGLLMTVSVLYFTRIVGLSVAEVGVGLTVAGLFGLLSAVPLGHLADRRGPRGLFVLLSCTVALLSLLYLLVDSFWQFLVVAVIVTVLDRGTGAVRAALIAAVTQGSERVAARAYLRAVTNIGVMAGAGIGALALHYDTRTAYQVMFVLDTVLTCTSALFVLAVPRVAPQPRSGDGPVWIALRDRGYLAVAALNAAMSIHYAVLDVAIPLWVVEHTEAPRWTVALLLIINTVVVALFQVRSSRGIQDPLSAARATRTAGLLLMASMVLFAGASGGGAVVAVALLAVGALVQVIGELLQSSGSFLLGFDLASDAAQGQYQGVWNTSMSISTMVAPTVLALLPLGLGVPGWIILGGWFALVGVLFVPVVRWAAARRPVPAAQPAAPQV, from the coding sequence GTGAAGGGCGTGATCCCGGCGCCGGGCCCGTTGCGGGCGCTGGCCCTGGCCACCCTGCTCAGCCGGATCGGCAGCGGGCTGCTGATGACGGTCAGCGTGCTCTACTTCACCCGCATCGTCGGTCTCTCGGTCGCCGAGGTCGGCGTCGGGCTGACCGTCGCCGGGTTGTTCGGTCTGCTGTCGGCCGTCCCGCTCGGCCACCTCGCCGACCGTCGAGGGCCGCGCGGGCTCTTCGTCCTGCTCAGCTGCACGGTCGCGTTGCTGTCGCTGCTCTACCTGCTCGTCGACTCGTTCTGGCAGTTCCTCGTCGTCGCGGTGATCGTCACCGTGCTCGACCGCGGCACCGGCGCCGTCCGGGCCGCGCTGATCGCCGCCGTCACCCAGGGCTCGGAGCGGGTCGCCGCCCGGGCGTACCTGCGGGCGGTCACGAACATCGGCGTCATGGCCGGCGCCGGGATCGGTGCGCTGGCGCTGCACTACGACACTCGTACGGCGTACCAGGTGATGTTCGTGCTGGACACGGTTCTCACCTGCACGTCGGCGTTGTTCGTGCTGGCCGTGCCGCGGGTCGCGCCGCAGCCCAGGTCCGGCGACGGGCCGGTCTGGATCGCGCTGCGCGACCGCGGCTACCTCGCCGTCGCGGCGCTGAACGCGGCGATGTCGATCCACTACGCCGTGCTGGACGTCGCGATCCCGCTCTGGGTGGTCGAGCACACCGAGGCGCCGCGCTGGACCGTCGCCCTGCTGCTGATCATCAACACCGTCGTGGTCGCGCTGTTCCAGGTCAGGTCCAGCCGCGGCATCCAGGACCCGCTCTCGGCCGCCCGCGCCACCCGGACGGCCGGATTGTTGCTGATGGCATCGATGGTGTTGTTCGCGGGCGCCTCGGGTGGCGGAGCCGTCGTCGCGGTGGCGCTGCTGGCGGTCGGCGCGCTGGTGCAGGTGATCGGCGAGTTGCTGCAGTCGTCCGGGTCGTTCCTGCTCGGCTTCGACCTCGCGTCGGACGCGGCCCAGGGCCAGTACCAGGGGGTCTGGAACACGAGCATGTCGATCAGCACGATGGTCGCGCCGACCGTGCTGGCGCTGCTGCCGCTCGGTCTCGGCGTCCCGGGCTGGATCATTCTCGGCGGGTGGTTCGCGCTGGTCGGGGTGTTGTTCGTCCCGGTCGTCCGCTGGGCCGCGGCCCGCCGCCCAGTCCCGGCCGCCCAGCCTGCGGCGCCGCAGGTCTAG
- a CDS encoding IclR family transcriptional regulator — MSSPSAIDKTLMVLDAVLEHSRFTDVVTATGLAKSTVHRIMASLVEHEFVAQAEDGSYHPGPKALRLAGHALTNVDLATVARPVLADLVAQTRCTVHVGLLNGDEAIYIARLDGPKPYRMPSRVGKAFWLHCTGIGKALLAEKDDEALDALITRTGLPARTPLTHTTAAALKADLAQVRSRGYALDDEENEPGIRCVAAVIHDHTASAIAAVSISTLSLEQSIAQVALMAPAAMEAARKISAALGYLEPTT, encoded by the coding sequence ATGAGTTCCCCTTCGGCCATCGACAAGACGCTGATGGTGCTCGACGCGGTGCTCGAGCACTCCCGGTTCACCGACGTGGTGACGGCCACCGGCCTGGCCAAGTCGACCGTGCACCGGATCATGGCGTCGCTGGTCGAGCACGAGTTCGTCGCGCAGGCCGAGGACGGGTCCTACCACCCGGGCCCGAAGGCGCTGCGGCTCGCCGGGCACGCGCTGACGAACGTCGACCTGGCCACCGTGGCCCGACCGGTGCTGGCCGACCTCGTCGCGCAGACCCGGTGCACGGTGCACGTCGGGCTGCTGAACGGGGACGAGGCGATCTACATCGCCCGGCTCGACGGCCCCAAGCCGTACCGGATGCCGTCCCGCGTCGGCAAGGCCTTCTGGTTGCACTGCACCGGCATCGGCAAGGCACTGCTGGCCGAGAAGGACGACGAGGCGCTCGACGCGCTGATCACCCGGACCGGTCTGCCCGCGCGCACCCCGCTGACCCACACCACCGCGGCCGCGCTGAAGGCGGACCTGGCCCAGGTCCGGTCCCGTGGCTACGCGCTCGACGACGAGGAGAACGAGCCCGGCATCCGGTGCGTCGCCGCCGTCATCCACGACCACACCGCGAGCGCGATCGCCGCGGTCAGCATCTCGACGCTGTCGCTGGAGCAGTCGATCGCGCAGGTCGCGCTGATGGCGCCGGCGGCGATGGAGGCCGCCCGCAAGATCTCCGCCGCGCTCGGCTACCTCGAACCGACGACCTGA
- a CDS encoding SDR family oxidoreductase, with protein sequence MTGSPDGLLPAAFSLRGRTALVTGARRGIGAAIAVGYAAAGADLVLLARDAALDDTLEAIKQNGGGAATVVTADFADPAAVEQVATALVRDHRIDILVNNAGTIRRAPAAETATADWQHVIDVNLNSTWAVTRPVGAEMVRRGAGKIVTIASLLSFQGGITVPAYTASKHAVAGLTRALANEWGPAGVQVNAIAPGYISTDNTTDLRADTDREAAIRDRIPAGRWGRPDDLVGAAVFLASAAADYVNGHVLAVDGGWLAR encoded by the coding sequence ATGACGGGCAGCCCCGACGGCCTGCTCCCGGCGGCCTTCTCCCTGCGAGGACGGACCGCGCTGGTCACCGGAGCGCGCCGCGGGATCGGCGCCGCCATCGCCGTCGGGTACGCCGCGGCCGGGGCCGACCTGGTCCTGCTCGCCCGGGACGCGGCGCTGGACGACACCCTGGAGGCGATCAAGCAGAACGGCGGCGGCGCGGCGACCGTCGTCACCGCCGACTTCGCCGACCCGGCCGCGGTCGAGCAGGTCGCGACCGCCCTGGTCCGGGACCACCGGATCGACATCCTGGTCAACAACGCCGGCACCATCCGGCGCGCGCCGGCCGCGGAGACCGCGACCGCCGACTGGCAGCACGTGATCGACGTGAACCTGAACTCCACCTGGGCCGTCACCCGGCCGGTCGGCGCGGAGATGGTCCGGCGCGGCGCGGGCAAGATCGTCACGATCGCCTCGCTGCTGAGCTTCCAGGGCGGCATCACCGTGCCTGCCTACACCGCCAGCAAGCACGCGGTCGCGGGCCTGACCCGGGCGCTGGCCAACGAGTGGGGACCGGCCGGGGTCCAGGTGAACGCGATCGCGCCCGGCTACATCAGCACCGACAACACCACCGACCTGCGCGCCGACACGGACCGGGAAGCGGCCATCCGGGACCGGATCCCGGCCGGGCGCTGGGGCCGGCCCGACGACCTGGTCGGCGCCGCGGTCTTTCTCGCCTCGGCGGCCGCCGACTACGTCAACGGGCACGTGCTCGCCGTCGACGGAGGCTGGCTCGCGCGCTGA